The genomic window TTGAAACATGAGGATTGATGATCAAAATATACGTCTGATAAAAAACCTTTGTAAAAACTACAAAGTAAAAACACTCTCGCTTTTTGGTTCTGCTACAAGAGAAGATTTTAACAATGAATCAGATATAGATTTTATCGTAGATTTTAATGAAAATGACCCATTTAAATATGCCGACTTATATTTTGACCTAAAGGATCAACTTGAAGATTTACTCAAACGAAAGATTGATTTAATAGAAATCAGAGCAATACAAAATAAGTTCTTTAAAAAAGAACTTGAAGAAACTAAGATCTTGCTATATGGACAATAAGATCCATACCTGGCTTGAAGATATTGACAGGTGTATCAACGAGATTTTCGATTTTCTACCGGAAGAATGCAATTTTTTAGTTTACAAAGATGATTTAAAAACGAAAAAAGCGGTTGAAAGAAATCTTGAAATAATTGGCGAGGCAATTAACAGAATTTCAAAATATAAATATTGCAATATACAAATTGGTAATGCCGAAAAGATAATTGGAACCAGAAATAGAATAGCTCATGAGTACGATGCAATTTCTGATGAAATTATTTGGACGATTATAATTAGAGAGCTTCCAAAGTTACAACAGGAGATAGTCCTACTAAGGAAAAAATACTAGTTACAGCACAATTTAAAGAATTTTTGTTCAAAAATAGATCTCAGCAGGCGCAATTAATACTAACACGACTACCTACTTTACATTAACCTGTGACTCGCCTTTAGGAAAGGTTTTTCTGGGTCAAGAAGCGGGAGCTACTATTCAGTTTAGAAATCAACGGATTAAGATTACGAATGTTTATTAATTTCACATTGTATATAAACGGTTTTCTTGCAATTACTTTAGTATAAAAAGATGGTTTTAAATACTTTTGCATTCCATAAGCAAACTCACTATGTTAAAATTTATAATTCCATTTTCATCTGTATTTCTATGGGTAAGTTGTAAAACTACCGCTCCGAAGGTAGAACCTAGAAGAGATCAGATTACTTACGAACAATTTACTGCTGATCAACAATTTTACAGAACTAAGGATGGAGTTATTAAATATATTGATAAAGGAGAAGGACCGGTTGTAGTTTTATTGCATGGCGTACCTACTTCCGGTTGGCTATTCAGAAAAATGATGTATCCGTTAATTGCCGGGGGAAACCGGGTTATCATTCCGGATATGTTAGGTTTTGGTAATAGCGACTCCCCGGAAGGTTATGAAATATACGACGAAGTACATCATGCCAAACGCTTAATAGCACTAATGGAACATCTGGAAATTGATAGTTGGAACCAGGTAGTACATGGTACGGGAGGTTTGTGGACCTGTGAACTTTTAAAACAAGCTCCGGAAAAAATTGATAAATTGGTGTTATTGAATTCTGTGATATATGATAAGGGATATTATCCTTTTTTATGTTACAAACCCGGAAGTACGGCTAGATCTAAAATGTGGGCTTTAAGTAATGGTATACAAACCAATGCATTCTTAAAAAAGTTATTTGATAGAGGCTTGCAGGTTAATAATCTTAATGAAACGGATTTAAAGGGGTATGCTCAACCTTTGTTAAAAAGAAAAACAAGGGCTATGTACTATTACTATACAAAAACCTGTAGTAATCTACCTGATTATACAGAAACGCTTACTTCCTTAAATATTCCTACCATCGCAATTTGGGGAACCCATGATATTGTGACCCAGTGGTCGCCACAACAATTTTCAATCATGGATGCTTTCAACTTAAACAAATCAGATGTATTCTTGATAGATGAAAGACATTTTATACCAGAAACAAAACCCCGGGAAATTACCTATAAAATTTTAAACTTCTTATAGTTTTAGTTAGTATGAATATTCCTAAGAAGTTGTGAAATGGTTACTTTATCAACAGTATGAACCAGTAAATCATCAATGTCTTTCAACTCGTTTTTACTGACTGCCAAATCAATTTTAGAAGATGGGGTCTTAAGTAGATAAGATTTACAATTATCGTTACCACATTCACTACATGTTGAAGACAACAAAGACTGTTGGCATTGAGATGAAAATAAAAACAATTCAGAAGTATTTAGTAAAAAACCTACGTCTTTAAAAATCACCTGAATTTTACTTTTGTTTGTACAAGCCTTCCAATAAAAAGCCATTCCAATATTATTTTTATAAATAAGATCAATTTCTTCCATTTGAAAAGTATTTGTTCAAATATACATTTTATTTAGATTTAGTCTAAATAAATGAATTATAAAATTGACTTAATATCTTTTACTTTTAGTTGAAGGGTAATCTCATCGTTCCATTCATTTTCATCAATGGTATAAGCAATAGAACATGAACATTGATTTTCTATAAAATCGCATTTCGACCCTAAATTAAACCCGATTGCATTAAAACGACTATTTCTTTTTACAAATGTTGCTTTTAAATGTTTTGAATCAGATCCCACACATTTACCATATCCGGTATCTTTAACACCCTCCGTCATAAAAACCGGCATCATATTACCGGGGCCAAATGGTGCAAATTGCTTTAGAATACGGTGTAGTTTAGGCGTGATTTCAGAAAATTCTAATGTATTATCAATGATAATTTCAGGTTCTTTTAGGTTAGTAGATAACGTATTTAAAACTACTTCTTCAAATTTATTTTTAAAATCTTGATATTGGTGTTCATATAGAGTTAATCCCGCGGCATATTTATGTCCTCCGAATTGTTCCAAATGATCTGCACATTGTTGTAAAGCTTTGTAGACATCAAAACCTTTAACTGACCGTACTGAAGCTGCTAGTTTATCTCCGCTTTTAGTAAAAACAACCGTAGGTCGATAGTAGGTTTCTGTTAATCGGGAAGCTACAATACCAATAACCCCCTTATGCCATGCTTTGTGATACACTACGGTGGATGCATTTGCTTCTTCATTATTTTCTATAATTTGGGTCAAAGCCTCTACAGTCGTGTGCTGATCCGTAACACGCCGGTCACTATTAAAATGTTCGATTTCTTGTGCATACTGCCTTGCAGTTTCCGGATGTTCTTCTTTTAAAAGCATGACTGCATGCTGACCGTGTTTCATACGTCCGGCAGCATTAATTCGTGGGGCAATGATAAAAACCACATCAGTAATAGTGAGTTCTTCTTTCTTTACCGAACTTAAAAGTGCTTTAAAGCCTATTCTGGGTTTTGTATTTAGTAACCTTAATCCATGATAGGTCAAAATCCTATTTTCACCGGTCATAGGTACAATATCCGCAGCAATAGCAGTTGCAACCAAATCCAGGTAAGGAATCAAATTTGAAAAAGGTTCTTGTAAATAAAAGGTGATGGCCTGAATCAGCTTAAAACCTACTCCGCAACCACATAATTCTTTATAGGGGTACGGACAATCTTCTCTTTTAGGATCTAACACAGCAATAGCATCAGGAATTTTAGCGCCGGGACGATGATGGTCACAAATAATAAAGTCAATGTCTTTTTCTTTTGCGTAAATTACTTTGTCAATAGCTTTAATCCCGCAGTCTAAAGTAATAATTAGGCTTATATCATTATCCGAAGCATAATCGATCCCCTGATAAGAAACTCCGTAACCTTCCTGATACCGGTCTGGTATATAGGTGGTAATTAAAGAAGATTTGGTTTCTAAAAATGAAGACAGCAGGGCTACTGAGGTAGTTCCATCTACATCATAATCACCGTATACTAATATTCTTTCTTTATTTTGCAAAGCTTCCACGATACGATCTACTGCTTTTTGCATATCCTTCATTAAAAAAGGATCGTGCAGATCTTTTAAGTCCGGACGAAAAAAGGCTTTAGCTTCTTCAAAAGTTTTGATGTCACGTTGCACTAATAAACGGCTGATCTGATCCGGAACTCCCAGGGCTTTAGAAAGATGTTGTACCTCATTAAGATTGGGTTGTGGTTTTATAGTCCACCTCATAGAACAGGATAAAATATTAGTATGATTGCGATACAAAATTACCGTTTTTCTTAGAATTTAAGGTATTATTAACTTTTATTAGAAGTTAATTAGTACTGGTAAAGATTCAAGACCCACCTGCGGACGGGCAGGTCATTATCACTTTAAGAATCAGGAGTCAAGACTGGTTATTATAATATTGAAAATCAAGTTAT from Aquimarina sp. ERC-38 includes these protein-coding regions:
- the recJ gene encoding single-stranded-DNA-specific exonuclease RecJ; translated protein: MRWTIKPQPNLNEVQHLSKALGVPDQISRLLVQRDIKTFEEAKAFFRPDLKDLHDPFLMKDMQKAVDRIVEALQNKERILVYGDYDVDGTTSVALLSSFLETKSSLITTYIPDRYQEGYGVSYQGIDYASDNDISLIITLDCGIKAIDKVIYAKEKDIDFIICDHHRPGAKIPDAIAVLDPKREDCPYPYKELCGCGVGFKLIQAITFYLQEPFSNLIPYLDLVATAIAADIVPMTGENRILTYHGLRLLNTKPRIGFKALLSSVKKEELTITDVVFIIAPRINAAGRMKHGQHAVMLLKEEHPETARQYAQEIEHFNSDRRVTDQHTTVEALTQIIENNEEANASTVVYHKAWHKGVIGIVASRLTETYYRPTVVFTKSGDKLAASVRSVKGFDVYKALQQCADHLEQFGGHKYAAGLTLYEHQYQDFKNKFEEVVLNTLSTNLKEPEIIIDNTLEFSEITPKLHRILKQFAPFGPGNMMPVFMTEGVKDTGYGKCVGSDSKHLKATFVKRNSRFNAIGFNLGSKCDFIENQCSCSIAYTIDENEWNDEITLQLKVKDIKSIL
- a CDS encoding nucleotidyltransferase family protein — protein: MRIDDQNIRLIKNLCKNYKVKTLSLFGSATREDFNNESDIDFIVDFNENDPFKYADLYFDLKDQLEDLLKRKIDLIEIRAIQNKFFKKELEETKILLYGQ
- a CDS encoding alpha/beta fold hydrolase; this encodes MLKFIIPFSSVFLWVSCKTTAPKVEPRRDQITYEQFTADQQFYRTKDGVIKYIDKGEGPVVVLLHGVPTSGWLFRKMMYPLIAGGNRVIIPDMLGFGNSDSPEGYEIYDEVHHAKRLIALMEHLEIDSWNQVVHGTGGLWTCELLKQAPEKIDKLVLLNSVIYDKGYYPFLCYKPGSTARSKMWALSNGIQTNAFLKKLFDRGLQVNNLNETDLKGYAQPLLKRKTRAMYYYYTKTCSNLPDYTETLTSLNIPTIAIWGTHDIVTQWSPQQFSIMDAFNLNKSDVFLIDERHFIPETKPREITYKILNFL
- a CDS encoding DUF86 domain-containing protein gives rise to the protein MDNKIHTWLEDIDRCINEIFDFLPEECNFLVYKDDLKTKKAVERNLEIIGEAINRISKYKYCNIQIGNAEKIIGTRNRIAHEYDAISDEIIWTIIIRELPKLQQEIVLLRKKY